The following are encoded together in the Tepidiforma bonchosmolovskayae genome:
- the gatB gene encoding Asp-tRNA(Asn)/Glu-tRNA(Gln) amidotransferase subunit GatB has translation MTAIATDYEVVIGLEVHCQLKTASKMFCGCNADYAGAEPNTHVCPVCLGMPGVLPVINEKAIEGIVLTGLALNCTIAPFSKFDRKNYPYPDLMKGYQISQYDLPICRDGWLEIEVEGKQRRIGITRVHMEEDTARLLHRVDPVTGEAYSLIDVNRSGTPLMEIVSEPDIRSAAQAREYLVRLRQVLRYIGVSDANMEEGNFRCDANISVRRKGETAFGTKVEIKNMNSFRAVHDALLYEERRQIGVLEAGGKVEQETRGWSDERQMTLSQRSKEHAHDYRYFPEPDLPPLKLGAAFIERVRARLPELPAAKIARYRGLGLSDYEAATLAEERPRAEYFERLMAALSGDDARRAKLAANWMLGEVARWLNANQAEIDRFPLEPEQLAGLIEQVANGTVTALVGKDVFEQMVATGESAEAIIERQGLAQISGADELTGLVRKAIAENPRAVADFHAGKATAIKFLIGQVMRETKGRANAQVVQELLERELQQ, from the coding sequence GTGACCGCCATCGCGACTGACTACGAGGTCGTCATCGGCCTCGAGGTGCACTGCCAGCTGAAGACCGCGAGCAAGATGTTCTGCGGGTGCAACGCCGACTATGCGGGCGCCGAGCCGAACACCCATGTTTGCCCGGTCTGCCTCGGAATGCCGGGGGTGCTTCCGGTCATCAATGAGAAAGCGATTGAGGGGATTGTGCTCACGGGGCTGGCGCTCAACTGCACGATCGCGCCGTTCAGCAAGTTCGACCGGAAGAACTATCCGTACCCGGATCTCATGAAGGGGTACCAGATTTCGCAGTACGACCTGCCGATCTGCCGTGACGGGTGGCTGGAGATCGAGGTCGAGGGGAAGCAGCGCAGGATCGGCATCACCCGGGTGCACATGGAGGAGGACACCGCCCGGCTGCTCCACCGGGTCGACCCGGTGACAGGCGAGGCGTACAGCCTGATCGATGTGAACCGCTCCGGGACGCCGCTGATGGAGATTGTGAGCGAACCGGACATCCGAAGTGCGGCCCAGGCGCGGGAGTACCTTGTGCGGCTGCGGCAGGTGCTCCGGTACATCGGGGTGAGCGACGCGAACATGGAGGAGGGGAACTTCCGCTGCGATGCCAACATCTCGGTGCGGCGGAAGGGCGAGACGGCCTTCGGGACAAAGGTTGAAATCAAGAACATGAACAGCTTCCGGGCTGTGCACGATGCGCTGCTCTACGAAGAGCGGCGGCAGATCGGCGTGCTGGAGGCGGGCGGGAAGGTCGAGCAGGAGACGCGGGGGTGGTCGGACGAGCGGCAGATGACGCTGAGCCAGCGGAGCAAAGAGCACGCGCACGACTACCGGTATTTCCCCGAGCCGGACCTGCCGCCGCTGAAGCTGGGAGCGGCGTTCATCGAGCGGGTGCGGGCGCGGCTGCCGGAGCTGCCGGCGGCGAAGATCGCGCGGTACCGCGGGCTCGGCCTGAGCGACTACGAAGCGGCGACGCTGGCGGAGGAGCGCCCGCGGGCGGAGTACTTCGAGCGGCTGATGGCTGCCCTGAGCGGCGATGACGCCCGCAGGGCGAAGCTGGCGGCAAACTGGATGCTCGGCGAGGTTGCGCGGTGGCTGAACGCGAACCAGGCGGAAATCGACCGGTTCCCGCTGGAGCCGGAGCAGCTGGCCGGGCTGATCGAGCAGGTGGCGAACGGGACGGTCACCGCACTGGTCGGGAAGGACGTCTTCGAGCAGATGGTGGCCACGGGCGAATCGGCCGAGGCGATTATCGAGCGGCAGGGGCTCGCGCAGATCAGCGGCGCGGACGAGCTGACCGGGCTGGTTCGGAAAGCGATCGCGGAGAATCCGCGGGCGGTGGCGGACTTCCACGCGGGGAAGGCGACGGCGATCAAGTTCCTCATCGGGCAGGTGATGCGGGAGACGAAGGGGCGGGCCAATGCCCAGGTGGTGCAGGAGCTGCTGGAGAGGGAGCTGCAGCAATGA